One part of the Arabidopsis thaliana chromosome 1 sequence genome encodes these proteins:
- a CDS encoding Pseudouridine synthase family protein: MENERALLSYLKGKYSTEVWLQRDKISVKDALKVLLLDQLKASLGAESDSSSFHIRLTYTKASDEAQGASETTHESKRRKTDAENGSNCISENSFEKVYEPCIFSVHCNRMPIFFSGRYFKYSRNVSQSRWIIDDERMGEASVEEILGGNILPACLGDSYKFHAAGREDIDVRMLGSGRPFLIEVQNSRQLPSEQSLKEVEEKINKSEKKLVGVKDLKCIGSQCWAMMREGEAEKQKQYVALVWISRPLEEKDFNSISCLKELKILQKTPVRVLHRRSPLDREKIIHWMKVEKIKGHSHYFLLHLCTQAGTYIKEFVHGDLGRTTPSMGSILGCRAEIIQLDVTDVKMGDP; encoded by the exons ATGGAGAATGAACGTGCACTCTT GTCATACCTTAAAGGAAAGTACAGCACCGAAGTTTGGCTGCAGCGCGATAAAATTTCTGTAAAGGATGCCTTGAAAGTTCTACTCTTGGATCAACTTAAAGCATCGTTG GGCGCTGAATCAGATTCAAGCTCTTTTCACATCCGTTTGACATACACTAAAGCATCAGACGAGGCTCAGGGTGCTTCTGAAACAACGCATGAAAGTAAGAGGAGGAAAACAG ACGCAGAGAATGGATCAAACTGTATTTCCGAGAATTCATTTGAAAAG GTGTATGAACCATGCATCTTTTCAGTTCATTGCAACAGGATGCCTATCTTTTTTAGTGGGAGGTACTTCAAA TACTCCAGAAATGTTAGTCAATCACGATGGAttattgatgatgaaagaaTGGGGGAAGCGTCTGTTGAG GAGATACTTGGTGGAAACATTCTTCCAGCATGCCTTGGGGATTCCTACAAGTTCCATGCTGCTGGCAGAGAAGATATTGAT GTACGAATGTTGGGTTCAGGTAGACCTTTCTTGATCGAGGTTCAGAATTCTCGCCAGTTACCGTCTGAACAATCATTGAaggaagttgaagaaaagataaacaagTCAGAGAAAAAACTA GTCGGAGTAAAAGACCTTAAATGTATCGGAAGTCAGTGTTGGGCAATGATGCGCGAGGGAGAAGCGGAGAAGCAG AAGCAGTATGTTGCACTTGTATGGATTTCTCGTCCACTTGAAGAGAAAGACTTCAACTCAATTTCTTGCCTGAAAGAATTG AAAATCTTGCAGAAGACACCAGTAAGAGTGCTTCACCGACGAAGTCCACTGGACCGTGAAAAGATTATACATTG GATGAAAGTTGAAAAGATAAAAGGACACTCTCACTACTTTCTATTGCATCTGTGCACCCAG GCTGGAACATACATCAAAGAGTTTGTTCATGGAGATCTTGGTCGTACCACTCCCAG CATGGGATCAATTTTAGGGTGCAGAGCGGAGATAATACAACTAGATGTGACTGATGTGAAAATGGGCGACCCATGA
- a CDS encoding hypothetical protein (DUF1204) (FUNCTIONS IN: molecular_function unknown; INVOLVED IN: biological_process unknown; LOCATED IN: cellular_component unknown; EXPRESSED IN: cultured cell; CONTAINS InterPro DOMAIN/s: Protein of unknown function DUF1204 (InterPro:IPR009596); BEST Arabidopsis thaliana protein match is: myosin heavy chain-related (TAIR:AT2G15420.1); Has 2374 Blast hits to 2027 proteins in 308 species: Archae - 22; Bacteria - 170; Metazoa - 962; Fungi - 207; Plants - 198; Viruses - 74; Other Eukaryotes - 741 (source: NCBI BLink).) has product MESAVQVNGFHPHREITSQGGVNGCVNARIKQVRGATRRCRFELVVLVSWLFWASWLIFDEQTSLDELTCIDELALPGELTCAILSPGPEKRPFSRDFLFLIYTRPYSRVRKISETDAPVASSFSMQRVDPTCLLIRALGFLRIRKLKRSLSDHRRSRTPDGSSERSGADRFRAESLDDDLVEAGYSSSGSSSRTSVVAELRRRISSPLVDRAETGAAATTTFKPRLTDEEIGDEDFKEAIASEEIAIFEPRSAVGGGFGDDVKEMTVSDEIGVFPGVSGPKPGSADYLGPTKTSASSMSTALRFCNAPRGLVARVPETHERPWTTPEGYMCVYEKFLTECGLSFPIPIFLLGFVARRKMALSQLTVAAIRYAVGLIRLAEQCGVEVRRSHYEEVINLKRIGSARPGFYYAQSATKPKIITGVKSKTNDWCFEYFFVKVTKESVGDHEMVDLSEWRMTPVRRLKILDPFPEELKEDLLKIRAVSPYVWPTGEEKERLSLHKPKKARKTPAKRKMKMNTEEVGSYSSRYKRQKTSALKESQEKDHLPSGEDRAARSVEEERRTARSEPPRGHQGRSVVNPGSSVDRSKETREKELATARQGKQLEGSARSDVPPGCNTLIVHPGPANDPHRRRSSGAIEEIRSDARVSKQPDYRWEHYYSGREVKELKEMKAFTDVARKTLDAVGSMNRLAYLYERRFRNMEVLGSQDLRGELSAEKKKNDELLKKLESASKEAAHLKSEVATLAYQRTVMGEERDRCTLDLEKEREKTVELEDRLKSEKKRLRSRREKYAENQTSKALIHVADLFQARMNRVKAHLDDKLKINPKFLDYNQVCGNVALLDELVEAGEIEIKSTELMPRLIADRDALKAEVEGFEITEIEKDDFDVWTLFEKVLEEEHFEPSASGGHSETEAEKDEETSVEDASQRKPETPGPLPDDPAAAPVPE; this is encoded by the exons ATGGAGAGTGCGGTCCAAGTAAACGGGTTTCATCCGCACCGTGAGATCACTTCTCAAGGAGGTGTGAACGGTTGTGTTAATGCACGAATTAAACAAGTACGG GGCGCTACGAGGCGATGCCGTTTCGAGCTGGTGGTTCTAGTGAGCTGGCTCTTCTGGGCGAGCTGGCTGATCTTCGACGAGCAGACTTCTCTCGACGAGCTGACTTGTATCGATGAGCTGGCTCTTCCGGGCGAGCTGACTTGTGCTATCCTTTCTCCAGGTCCCGAAAAACGTCCCTTCTCCCGAGACTTTCTATTCCTTATTTATACCCGTCCGTATAGTAGGGTACGCAAG ATCAGCGAAACTGACGCGCCTGTGGCTTCGTCCTTTTCGATGCAGCGCGTGGATCCAACGTGCCTTCTGATTCGTGCACTTGGTTTCTTGCGGATTCGGAAGCTGAAGCG TTCTCTCTCCGACCATCGTCGATCTCGCACCCCGGACGGTTCTTCAGAGCGTTCTGGAGCCGACCGTTTTCGAGCCGAATCTCTTGATGACGATCTTGTCGAGGCGGGATATTCTTCCTCTGGGTCGTCTTCGCGAACTTCTGTTGTGGCCGAGCTACGGCGCCGCATTTCTTCTCCTCTAGTTGACCGGGCTGAAACAGGTGCTGCGGCGACCACCACTTTCAAACCCCGGCTTACAGATGAGGAAATTGGTGATGAGGATTTCAAGGAAGCCATAGCTTCTGAGGAGATCGCGATCTTCGAACCTCGATCTGCGGTTGGGGGAGGTTTTGGGGACGATGTTAAGGAGATGACAGTTTCTGATGAGATTGGTGTATTTCCTGGTGTATCCGGCCCTAAGCCCGGCTCGGCTGACTATCTGGGACCAACCAAGACGTCGGCTTCTTCCATGAGTACCGCGCTTCGCTTTTGTAACGCACCGCGTGGTTTAGTGGCTCGGGTCCCGGAAACGCACGAGCGTCCTTGGACGACTCCGGAGGGTTATATGTGCGTCTACGAGAAGTTTCTCACTGAGTGCGGCTTGTCGTTTCCCATCCCGATATTCTTGCTTGGATTCGTCGCCAGGAGAAAGATGGCACTTTCTCAGCTGACCGTCGCGGCAATTCGTTATGCTGTTGGATTGATTCGCTTGGCCGAGCAGTGCGGAGTCGAAGTTCGGCGTTCCCATTATGAGGAAGTTATCAACCTCAAGAGGATTGGTAGTGCTCGGCCCGGATTTTATTACGCGCAGTCAGCGACGAAGCCAAAGATTATTACCGGGGTGAAGAGCAAAACTAATGACTGGTGCTTTGAATACTTCTTTGTCAAAGTGACCAAAGAGTCGGTCGGAGATCACGAGATGGTGGATTTATCTGAATGGCGGATGACGCCCG TTCGTCGTTTAAAGATTCTTGACCCGTTCCCCGAGGAGCTCAAAGAAGATCTTCTGAAGATTCGCGCTGTTAGCCCATACGTTTGGCCGACGGGCGAAGAGAAGGAACGCTTATCCTTACACAAGCCGAAGAAAGCTAGAAAAACTCCAG CgaaaaggaagatgaagatgaatacCGAAGAGGTCGGGAGTTACTCATCTCGCTACAAACGTCAGAAGACATCAGCACTGAAGGAATCTCAGGAGAAGGATCACCTTCCGAGCGGGGAGGATCGGGCTGCGCGTTCAGTTGAGGAAGAGAGGCGCACTGCCCGATCCGAGCCTCCGAGAGGTCATCAGGGGCGTAGCGTCGTGAACCCGGGGTCGTCTGTTGATCGCTCCAAGGAGACTCGGGAGAAGGAGCTGGCTACGGCTCGGCAGGGAAAGCAGCTGGAAGGTTCTGCTCGCTCTGATGTTCCACCGGGATGCAACACTTTGATTGTTCATCCTGGTCCCGCCAACGACCCCCATCGTAGGCGATCCTCGGGGGCCATTGAGGAGATCCGTTCTGACGCAAGGGTTTCGAAGCAGCCCGACTACCGCTGGGAGCATTACTACTCGGGTCGTGAA GTCAAGGAATTAAAGGAGATGAAGGCCTTTACCGACGTTGCGAGGAAGACGCTCGAT GCTGTTGGCTCGATGAACCGTCTGGCTTATCTGTACGAGCGTCGTTTCCGCAACATGGAAGTGCTGGGCTCGCAGGATCTTCGTGGGGAGTTGAgtgctgagaagaagaagaacgacgAGCTCCTGAAGAAGTTGGAGTCGGCGAGCAAAGAGGCCGCGCACCTTAAGAGTGAGGTAGCGACGTTGGCTTACCAGCGAACCGTTATGGGTGAGGAGAGGGATCGTTGCACCCTGGATCTGGAGAAGGAGAGGGAGAAAACGGTCGAGCTGGAGGATCGGCTGAAGTCCGAGAAGAAGAGGCTTCGGTCCCGTCGTGAGAAGTACGCGGAGAATCAGACGAGTAAAGCCTTGATTCATGTTGCTGACCTCTTTCAAGCTCGCATGAATCGAGTGAAGGCCCATCTCGATGACAAGCTGAAGATCAACCCCAAATTCCTCGATTACAACCAAGTCTGTGGGAACGTCGCTCTTTTGGATGAGCTGGTTGAGGCTGGGGAGATCGAGATCAAATCTACCGAGCTGATGCCACGTTTGATTGCGGATCGGGATGCCCTCAAGGCCGAGGTGGAGGGCTTTGAGATCACCGAGATCGAGAAGGATGACTTTGACGTCTGGACCCTTTTCGAGAAGGTTCTCGAGGAGGAACATTTCGAACCATCGGCTAGCGGAGGTCATTCTGAGACCGAGGCAGAAAAAGATGAGGAGACTTCGGTTGAGGATGCTAGCCAGCGGAAGCCGGAGACTCCCGGGCCACTTCCTGACGACCCGGCTGCTGCCCCGGTGCCGGAGTGA
- a CDS encoding uncharacterized protein (unknown protein; FUNCTIONS IN: molecular_function unknown; INVOLVED IN: biological_process unknown; LOCATED IN: cellular_component unknown; BEST Arabidopsis thaliana protein match is: Protein of unknown function (DUF833) (TAIR:AT1G20680.2); Has 30201 Blast hits to 17322 proteins in 780 species: Archae - 12; Bacteria - 1396; Metazoa - 17338; Fungi - 3422; Plants - 5037; Viruses - 0; Other Eukaryotes - 2996 (source: NCBI BLink).), with protein MANRSYDLLLGGVDPHIGSEFYPIDFLESNMTPLNFANYVAAHRKEVFELFAFSLIVAEKLPSTCLYFILVNVATNQYPREYLLSFNSQCSFFNYLYCKIYELTLKTLN; from the exons ATGGCGAACCGGTCGTATGACTTATTGTTAGGCGGCGTTGATCCACACATCGGCTCTGAATTTTACCCAATTGACTTCTTGGAG AGCAATATGACTCCACTGAACTTTGCCAACTACGTGGCGGCACACAGAAAAGAAGTGTTCGAATTGTTTGCCTTTAGCCTTATAGTCGCAGAGAAGCTTCCAAGTACTTGTTTGTACTTTATTTTGGTGAATGTAGCCACTAACCAGTATCCTCGTGAATATTTGCTTTCATTTAATAGTCAGTGTTCgtttttcaattatttgtattgtaaaatatatgaactaacgcttaaaactttaaactga
- a CDS encoding Pseudouridine synthase family protein (Pseudouridine synthase family protein; FUNCTIONS IN: pseudouridine synthase activity, RNA binding; INVOLVED IN: pseudouridine synthesis, RNA modification; LOCATED IN: cellular_component unknown; EXPRESSED IN: 22 plant structures; EXPRESSED DURING: 13 growth stages; CONTAINS InterPro DOMAIN/s: Pseudouridine synthase, catalytic domain (InterPro:IPR020103); Has 545 Blast hits to 513 proteins in 206 species: Archae - 168; Bacteria - 1; Metazoa - 125; Fungi - 4; Plants - 38; Viruses - 0; Other Eukaryotes - 209 (source: NCBI BLink).) has protein sequence MSGEKEPVAVESAGLPNGLVSHGNSKTRRVYETARSLHTGAVKDLLSLGVCERCIFRLVSVEAFDSDISSVSTSTLRSWLKSGDDETSASESSCSTICIVCLGILQFVFSDVKKELVKSDSSSDYVARITDLVKQDRHEFDSFGLEVSVPSTIMENERALLSYLKGKYSTEVWLQRDKISVKDALKVLLLDQLKASLGAESDSSSFHIRLTYTKASDEAQGASETTHESKRRKTDAENGSNCISENSFEKVYEPCIFSVHCNRMPIFFSGRYFKYSRNVSQSRWIIDDERMGEASVEEILGGNILPACLGDSYKFHAAGREDIDVRMLGSGRPFLIEVQNSRQLPSEQSLKEVEEKINKSEKKLVGVKDLKCIGSQCWAMMREGEAEKQKQYVALVWISRPLEEKDFNSISCLKELKILQKTPVRVLHRRSPLDREKIIHWMKVEKIKGHSHYFLLHLCTQAGTYIKEFVHGDLGRTTPSMGSILGCRAEIIQLDVTDVKMGDP, from the exons ATGTCCGGCGAAAAAGAACCCGTCGCCGTCGAATCAGCCGGCTTGCCCAACGGCCTAGTAAGTCATGGTAACTCCAAGACACGGCGCGTATACGAAACAGCTCGATCTCTGCATACCGGTGCTGTGAAAGATCTTCTCTCTCTCGGG GTCTGTGAGAGATGTATTTTCCGATTGGTATCCGTCGAGGCTTTTGATTCCGATATTTCATCAGTCTCGACTTCAACTCTGCGCAGCTGGCTCAAATCCGGTGATGATGAAACTAGTGCATCGGAATCTAGCTGTTCCACAATCTGCATTGTTTGTTTAGGTATATTGCAGTTCGTTTTTTCCGATGTCAAAAAAGAGCTGGTGAAATCGGATTCTAGTAGTGATTACGTTGCAAGGATAACGGACTTGGTGAAGCAGGATCGTCATGAGTTCGATAGCTTTGGTCTTGAAGTCTCTGTGCCATCAACTATCATGGAGAATGAACGTGCACTCTT GTCATACCTTAAAGGAAAGTACAGCACCGAAGTTTGGCTGCAGCGCGATAAAATTTCTGTAAAGGATGCCTTGAAAGTTCTACTCTTGGATCAACTTAAAGCATCGTTG GGCGCTGAATCAGATTCAAGCTCTTTTCACATCCGTTTGACATACACTAAAGCATCAGACGAGGCTCAGGGTGCTTCTGAAACAACGCATGAAAGTAAGAGGAGGAAAACAG ACGCAGAGAATGGATCAAACTGTATTTCCGAGAATTCATTTGAAAAG GTGTATGAACCATGCATCTTTTCAGTTCATTGCAACAGGATGCCTATCTTTTTTAGTGGGAGGTACTTCAAA TACTCCAGAAATGTTAGTCAATCACGATGGAttattgatgatgaaagaaTGGGGGAAGCGTCTGTTGAG GAGATACTTGGTGGAAACATTCTTCCAGCATGCCTTGGGGATTCCTACAAGTTCCATGCTGCTGGCAGAGAAGATATTGAT GTACGAATGTTGGGTTCAGGTAGACCTTTCTTGATCGAGGTTCAGAATTCTCGCCAGTTACCGTCTGAACAATCATTGAaggaagttgaagaaaagataaacaagTCAGAGAAAAAACTA GTCGGAGTAAAAGACCTTAAATGTATCGGAAGTCAGTGTTGGGCAATGATGCGCGAGGGAGAAGCGGAGAAGCAG AAGCAGTATGTTGCACTTGTATGGATTTCTCGTCCACTTGAAGAGAAAGACTTCAACTCAATTTCTTGCCTGAAAGAATTG AAAATCTTGCAGAAGACACCAGTAAGAGTGCTTCACCGACGAAGTCCACTGGACCGTGAAAAGATTATACATTG GATGAAAGTTGAAAAGATAAAAGGACACTCTCACTACTTTCTATTGCATCTGTGCACCCAG GCTGGAACATACATCAAAGAGTTTGTTCATGGAGATCTTGGTCGTACCACTCCCAG CATGGGATCAATTTTAGGGTGCAGAGCGGAGATAATACAACTAGATGTGACTGATGTGAAAATGGGCGACCCATGA